GCTCGACCTGGTGGCCCGCCAGGGCGTGACCGCCGTGCTCGGCCCGAACGGGGCGGGCAAGACGACCACGGTCGAGACCTGCGAGGGGTACCGGAAGCCGGACTCCGGCACGGTGCGCGTCCTGGGCCTCGACCCGGTGAGGGACTCCCGTGCGCTGCGGCCCCGGGTCGGCGTGATGCTCCAGTCCGGCGGCGTCTACTCGGGCTCCCGCGCCGACGAGATGCTCCGCCACGTGGCCAGGCTGCACGCCCATCCCCTGGACGTGGACGCGCTCATCGAACGCCTCGGGCTCGGCTCCTGCGGCCGTACGACGTACCGGCGGCTGTCGGGCGGGCAGCAGCAGCGGCTCGCTCTCGCCATGGCCGTGGTCGGCCGCCCGGAGCTGGTCTTCCTGGACGAGCCGACCGCCGGGCTCGACCCGCAGGCCCGCCGCGCCACCTGGGACCTGGTCCGGGACCTGCGCGCCGACGGCGTCTCCGTGATCCTCACCACGCACTACATGGACGAGGCCGAGCAGCTCGCCGACGACGTGGCGATCATCGACGCCGGCCGGGTCATCGCCCAGGGCTCCCCGGAGGAGCTGTGCCGGGGCGGCGCCGAGAACACCCTCCGCTTCACCGGCCGGCCCGGCCTGGACGTGGGCTCGCTGCTCAAGGCCCTGCCCGCCGACTGCTCCGCCGCCGAACTGACACCGGGCTCCTACCGGGTCACCGGCAAGGTCGACCCGCAGCTGCTCGCCACGGTCACCTCCTGGTGCGCCCAGCACGGCGTGATGCCGGAGAAGATCTCGGTCGAGCGGCACACCCTGGAGGACGTCTTCTTGGAGCTCACCGGCAAGGAGCTGCGCTCATGACCGCCACCGGCACGGGGATGTACACGCCGGAGCCCGGCGCGGCCCCCCTCCCCCGCATGATCGCGGCCCAGGCCGCACTCGAGACGAAGATGCTGCTGCGCAACGGCGAGCAGCTGCTGCTGACCGTCGTCATCCCGACGCTGCTGCTGGTGCTCTTCAGCACCGTGGACATCGTCGACACGGGCTCCGGGAAGGCGGTCGACTTCCTCGCCCCCGGCATCCTCGCGCTCGCGGTGATGTCGACCGCGTTCACGGGGCAGGCGATCGCGACCGGCTTCGAGCGCCGCTACGGCGTGCTGAAGCGGCTCGCCTCCTCGCCCCTGCCGCGCTGGGGCCTGATGACGGCGAAGACGCTGTCGGTGCTGGTCACCGAGGTGCTCCAGGTGATCCTGCTGACGGTGATCGCCTTCGCGCTCGGCTGGTCGCCGCAGGGCAACCCGTTCGCCGTGCTGCTGCTCCTGGTCCTCGGTACGGCGGCCTTCTCGGGCCTCGGGCTGCTGATGGCCGGGACGCTGAAGGCCGAGGCGACGCTGGCCGCCGCCAACCTGGTGTTCCTGCTGCTGCTCGTCGGCGGCGGGGTCGTCGTCCCGCTCGACAAGTTCCCGGCCGGAGCGCAGGACGTGCTCGGCCTGCTGCCCATCGCGGCCCTGTCCGGCGGGCTGCGGGACGTCCTCCAGCACGGGGCCGGGATGCCCTGGGGCGACCTGGGGATCCTCGCGGTCTGGGCGGTCGCGGGGCTGGCCGCGGCCGGGAAGTTCTTCCGCTGGGAGTAGGGAAGGTGTCCTGTGACGGACCCTCGTGAAAGCGTGCACAAGCGGCCGCCTACGATGGGACGCGTGCCGAAAGTGACCCCCGCCGACGCCAGGGCGGCCCTGCGCAACCCGCTCGCCTTCATCGCCGAGCGCTGGACCCCACAACCCCGTACGGTCCAGCGCGCGGCCCTCTCCGCGATCCTGATGTCGGTGCTCATCGTGGTCACCGGCGGTGCCGTACGGCTGACCGGCTCGGGCCTGGGCTGCCCGACCTGGCCCAAGTGCACCGACGACTCGCTCACCGCCACCAGCGCGATGGGCGTCCACGGCGCCATCGAGTTCGGCAACCGCATGCTGACGTACGTGCTGTGCGCCGCCGTCGGCTGGGCGATCATCGCCGCGCGCTCGCAGAAGCCGTACCGGCGCGGTCTGACCCGGCTGGGCTGGGCGCAGTTCTGGATCGTGATGAGCAACGCGGTGCTCGGCGGCATCGTGGTGCTGGTCGGTCTCAACCCGTACACGGTCGCGGCGCACTTCGTGGCGACGTCCGCGCTCATCGCGGTGGCCACGGTGATGTGGCAGCGCACCCGTGAGGGCGACGCGCCGCCGCGCCCGCTGGTCGGCAAGGCCGTGCAACAGCTGGTGTGGTTCCTGGTGGCGGCGGCCGTACTGCTCATCCTGGTGGGCACGGTGGTCACCGGCGCGGGTCCGCACGCGGGCGACTCCAGCGAGGTCGAGCGGATGCCGGTCGACTGGGAGACGGTGAGCAAGCTGCACGCCGTGCTCGCGTGGATCGTGGTGACGCTGACGTTCGCCCTGTGGTTCGTCCTCAAGGCGGTCGACGCGCCCAAGGGCCCGCTGCACCGCACCCGTGAACTGTTCCTCATCCTGCTCGCGCAGGGCGTCATCGGTTACGTCCAGTACTTCACCGACCTGCCCGAGGTCCTGGTCGGCATGCACATGCTGGGCTCGGCCGTGATGTGGATCTGGGTCCTGCGGGTGGTGCTGTCGCTGCGGGAGCGCCCGGAGATCATGGCCGACGTGCCCGGCCCCTCGACCGAGGCGACTCTGAGCAAGGCCTAGTCGAGTCCGTAGACCCGCCGCGCGTTCCCCGACGCCAGCATCCCCGCCACCCGCTGCGCGTCGGTCAGTGACCAGGCGCCCTCGGCGACCCAGGTGCCGAGCACCCGGCCGAGGGCCTCGCGGAAGAGGCGGGCGCCCACCACGTGCAGTTCGGGCAGGCCCTGCGCCCCGGTGGAGAAGAGGATCTTGCCGAAGGGGGCCAGCTCCAGGATCTCCGCGAGGACCGTCGCGGCGCGGGCGCCGGTGCGGACCAGGGCGGCGCCGGAGTCGACGTAGACGTGCGGGAAGACGCCGGCGAGGTGGGCGGCGTGCCGGTGGTACGGGTAGCCGTGCAGCAGGACCAGATCCGTGCCGAGCCCGGCCGTGGCCCGGACGAAGTCCGTCAGCAGCACCGGGTCCGTACGGTCGATGCGCAGGCCCGGCGCGCCGAGCCCCGCGTGCAGCTGGAGTGGCCGGCCCGAGGCGACCGCGCTCCACAGCAGGTGCCGCAGCAGCACGGGGTCGCTCAGCTCCCCGCCGACCCCGCGCCCGGCGAGCCAGCGGCCGACGGCACCGCGCACCTCACCCGGCCCGGGTGGCTCGGGCGCGAGCGCGAGGCCGTGCCGTACGCCGGCCACGGAGGTGAACGCGACGGCGTGCGCGGCGGCGGCGTGCACCGACTCGGCGAGGTTGGCGAGGAAGGACTCGACGGTTCCGGAAGTGTCCGCGACCTGCTCGGCGAGCAGTTCCAGGCGGACGATCTCGTGGGCCTCGGCCGACCCGGCGGTGGCCAGCTCCCCGGGTCCGGTCAGGTCCCCGGGCAGGCCGGTGTCGACCAGGTAGGTCGTGATGCCGCTGCCGCGCAGGAGACGGCGGCCGGACTCCAGGACGCCCAGTTCGCGGCGGCGGGCGAGGTAGCGGGCGGGCGGGCAGTGCGGTTCGAGACCGAGCAGGGGCGGGCACCAGCGCCGCACGGCGAAGCCGGTCTGGGTGTCGAAGAGGGTGGTGCCGGCGGCGGGTGGGCCCTCGGTGCGGGAGAGGTGGGCCTCGAAGGTGCCGAGGCCCAGCTCCGTGCGGAGCACTCCGTGGCAGTACTGGTCCACCAGTGACGGCGTTTCGATCATCCGGGCCTCCCGGTGTGGACCCTATTGTTCCTGTGGGTCCTAACGGGTGAACCGGGTTTGAGGTCGCGGTCCCGGGGTGGGGTGCCGGTGTTGTCCGGCGGGTGCGGGATGTCTGTGGTTGCTCGCGCAGTTCCCCGCGCCCCCCAAAACCAAGCTGCTCAGCCGTTGGACGGGCCGCCTACCTGGATGCCCGCCATGCGCGACCATTCGTAGCGGCCCGTCTTGACCTTCGCGGCGAATTCGCCGTCGAAGGACTCGTGGCGGGTGATGCCCGACTTCTCCACGGCCTTCTCGGCGATCTCGTAAGAGGGGGCCACCAGGTCGCCCCAGTTGCCGTCCTCGCCGACCAGGACGATGCGGGCGCCGCGCTCGCCGAGGTAGGCGACCTGGCCCTCGGCGCCGCCGTGGGCCTTGGAGAACGAGGTGATCTGCTGGGCCAGCCGGGCCGCCTTGCGCTCGGCCTTCGGGTCTGCCTGCTGCGTCTCTGCCATGACCAGGATGCTACTCACGGGTAGATCGACTGGCGAGGGCAGGGCCGTGTGACGTACGTCAGCGCAGGAACGGGTCGACCGCGACGGCCACGAACAGCAGCGACACGTAGGTGATCGACCAGT
This genomic stretch from Streptomyces sp. Go-475 harbors:
- a CDS encoding ABC transporter ATP-binding protein; the protein is MRSEPVVQVQALVKRYGTKTAVDGLDLVARQGVTAVLGPNGAGKTTTVETCEGYRKPDSGTVRVLGLDPVRDSRALRPRVGVMLQSGGVYSGSRADEMLRHVARLHAHPLDVDALIERLGLGSCGRTTYRRLSGGQQQRLALAMAVVGRPELVFLDEPTAGLDPQARRATWDLVRDLRADGVSVILTTHYMDEAEQLADDVAIIDAGRVIAQGSPEELCRGGAENTLRFTGRPGLDVGSLLKALPADCSAAELTPGSYRVTGKVDPQLLATVTSWCAQHGVMPEKISVERHTLEDVFLELTGKELRS
- a CDS encoding ABC transporter permease codes for the protein MTATGTGMYTPEPGAAPLPRMIAAQAALETKMLLRNGEQLLLTVVIPTLLLVLFSTVDIVDTGSGKAVDFLAPGILALAVMSTAFTGQAIATGFERRYGVLKRLASSPLPRWGLMTAKTLSVLVTEVLQVILLTVIAFALGWSPQGNPFAVLLLLVLGTAAFSGLGLLMAGTLKAEATLAAANLVFLLLLVGGGVVVPLDKFPAGAQDVLGLLPIAALSGGLRDVLQHGAGMPWGDLGILAVWAVAGLAAAGKFFRWE
- a CDS encoding COX15/CtaA family protein; the encoded protein is MGRVPKVTPADARAALRNPLAFIAERWTPQPRTVQRAALSAILMSVLIVVTGGAVRLTGSGLGCPTWPKCTDDSLTATSAMGVHGAIEFGNRMLTYVLCAAVGWAIIAARSQKPYRRGLTRLGWAQFWIVMSNAVLGGIVVLVGLNPYTVAAHFVATSALIAVATVMWQRTREGDAPPRPLVGKAVQQLVWFLVAAAVLLILVGTVVTGAGPHAGDSSEVERMPVDWETVSKLHAVLAWIVVTLTFALWFVLKAVDAPKGPLHRTRELFLILLAQGVIGYVQYFTDLPEVLVGMHMLGSAVMWIWVLRVVLSLRERPEIMADVPGPSTEATLSKA
- a CDS encoding amidohydrolase family protein codes for the protein MIETPSLVDQYCHGVLRTELGLGTFEAHLSRTEGPPAAGTTLFDTQTGFAVRRWCPPLLGLEPHCPPARYLARRRELGVLESGRRLLRGSGITTYLVDTGLPGDLTGPGELATAGSAEAHEIVRLELLAEQVADTSGTVESFLANLAESVHAAAAHAVAFTSVAGVRHGLALAPEPPGPGEVRGAVGRWLAGRGVGGELSDPVLLRHLLWSAVASGRPLQLHAGLGAPGLRIDRTDPVLLTDFVRATAGLGTDLVLLHGYPYHRHAAHLAGVFPHVYVDSGAALVRTGARAATVLAEILELAPFGKILFSTGAQGLPELHVVGARLFREALGRVLGTWVAEGAWSLTDAQRVAGMLASGNARRVYGLD